One region of Demequina sp. TMPB413 genomic DNA includes:
- a CDS encoding 4-hydroxy-3-methylbut-2-enyl diphosphate reductase gives MPPSTTQRVLLAAPRGYCAGVDRAVIAVEKALELHGAPIYVRKEIVHNKYVVETLTERGAIFVSETDEVPEGARVVFSAHGVSPAVRDAAAARQLTTIDATCPLVTKVHKEAVRFARDNQTILLIGHTGHEEVEGTAGEAPENTIVVNSPEDVAGIEVPDPSNVVWLSQTTLSVDETMETVRRLREKFPELQDPPSDDICYATQNRQVAVKKIAPQVELMIVVGSANSSNSVRLVEVALQSGADSSFRIDRARELRDEWFDGVSTVGVTSGASVPEILVRDVLDALAARGFETVEEVRTATEDLMFSLPREIRADLKQREAAASA, from the coding sequence ATGCCTCCCAGCACCACCCAGCGAGTCCTTCTCGCCGCGCCGCGCGGATACTGTGCCGGCGTTGACAGGGCCGTCATCGCCGTGGAAAAGGCGCTTGAACTGCACGGCGCCCCCATTTACGTTCGCAAAGAGATCGTCCACAACAAGTACGTGGTCGAAACGTTGACGGAGCGCGGAGCCATCTTTGTCTCGGAGACCGACGAGGTGCCTGAGGGCGCGCGCGTCGTGTTCTCGGCTCATGGCGTGTCACCCGCAGTGCGCGATGCCGCAGCGGCTCGCCAGCTGACCACGATCGACGCGACCTGCCCTCTTGTCACCAAGGTGCACAAGGAAGCCGTCCGCTTCGCGCGCGACAACCAGACCATCTTGCTCATTGGCCACACGGGCCACGAAGAGGTGGAGGGGACTGCGGGGGAAGCGCCCGAGAACACCATCGTCGTGAACTCTCCGGAGGACGTAGCGGGCATCGAGGTGCCAGATCCGAGCAACGTCGTATGGCTTTCCCAGACCACCCTGTCCGTTGACGAGACGATGGAGACGGTCCGCCGTTTGCGAGAGAAGTTCCCAGAACTTCAGGATCCTCCCAGCGACGACATTTGCTACGCCACCCAGAACCGGCAGGTGGCGGTCAAGAAGATTGCTCCGCAAGTTGAACTCATGATTGTGGTGGGCTCGGCGAACTCGTCCAACTCGGTGCGCCTTGTCGAGGTGGCGCTGCAGTCAGGTGCCGACTCTTCGTTCCGCATCGACAGGGCCCGCGAGCTGCGCGACGAGTGGTTCGACGGCGTGAGCACCGTGGGCGTCACGTCTGGTGCGTCTGTTCCTGAGATCTTGGTGCGCGACGTGCTCGACGCTCTCGCCGCGCGCGGCTTCGAGACGGTGGAAGAGGTGCGCACCGCGACGGAGGACCTGATGTTCTCGCTGCCACGCGAGATTCGTGCCGATCTGAAGCAGCGCGAGGCGGCCGCGAGCGCCTAG
- the xseA gene encoding exodeoxyribonuclease VII large subunit: MAHAQGDNEPAPHILPAATISLAGTAADTSAERPWPVRHLSPKIGEYIARMSPVWVEGQVLNVKRWRHLVFLTLRDTEENMSLKATLPASEVDALGVPLKDGARVVVHAKPQWWPRGGDLQMVGDQVRSVGLGDLLARIEALKAALAAEGLFSPDRKVPLPMIPRRIGLVVATQGDAEHDVVTNATARWPAARFEIRRVTVQGPRAVADVSAALQELDALPDVDVIVVARGGGSLEDLLAFSDEKLVRVAGAVLTPLVSAIGHEMDSPLLDLVADYRASTPTDAGKRVVPDAAAEGERLAGARALMVAAVTARVGRERERLADLRARPVLSQPVRMLEPHRDKLHHLRATLRTATTTTVARARGELASATASLRALSPQSTLDRGYAVVRDSAGRVITSSDDVAVGDDVLVRLASGGLGARVTEVSPPS; this comes from the coding sequence GTGGCCCACGCTCAAGGAGACAACGAACCCGCACCGCACATCCTTCCCGCGGCCACCATCTCGCTCGCAGGCACCGCTGCGGACACGTCGGCGGAACGACCCTGGCCGGTGCGCCACCTGAGCCCAAAGATCGGCGAGTACATCGCGCGTATGAGTCCCGTCTGGGTCGAGGGGCAGGTACTCAACGTCAAGCGCTGGCGTCACCTCGTGTTTCTCACGTTGCGTGACACAGAAGAGAACATGTCGCTCAAGGCCACGCTTCCTGCGTCAGAGGTCGACGCACTTGGCGTTCCCCTGAAGGACGGGGCGCGCGTGGTGGTCCACGCCAAGCCGCAGTGGTGGCCAAGGGGCGGAGACCTTCAGATGGTCGGCGACCAGGTGCGTTCCGTTGGCCTCGGGGACCTGCTCGCGCGCATCGAAGCTCTCAAGGCGGCGCTGGCAGCGGAGGGACTCTTCTCGCCCGACCGCAAGGTGCCCTTACCGATGATTCCCCGCCGCATCGGCCTGGTGGTCGCGACTCAAGGCGACGCAGAGCATGACGTGGTCACCAACGCGACCGCCCGATGGCCAGCTGCTCGGTTCGAGATCAGGCGGGTTACCGTCCAGGGACCGCGCGCCGTCGCAGACGTCTCAGCTGCCCTCCAAGAGCTTGACGCGCTACCCGACGTTGACGTCATCGTCGTCGCTCGAGGCGGCGGATCCTTGGAGGACCTGCTCGCCTTCAGCGACGAGAAGTTGGTGCGCGTCGCCGGAGCGGTCCTCACCCCTCTGGTGAGCGCCATTGGGCACGAGATGGACAGCCCGCTCCTCGATCTCGTGGCCGACTATCGCGCGTCGACGCCCACCGATGCGGGAAAGCGCGTCGTGCCCGACGCCGCCGCCGAGGGCGAACGGCTCGCTGGAGCCCGTGCACTCATGGTCGCCGCGGTGACAGCGCGAGTTGGCCGCGAGCGCGAACGTCTGGCTGACCTTCGCGCGCGGCCTGTGCTCAGTCAGCCGGTGCGCATGCTCGAACCTCACCGCGACAAACTCCACCACCTGCGCGCGACTCTGCGTACGGCCACTACCACCACGGTTGCCCGCGCGCGCGGCGAACTGGCCTCCGCCACGGCATCCTTGCGCGCACTCAGCCCGCAATCGACGCTCGATCGCGGCTACGCAGTGGTCAGGGACTCGGCCGGAAGAGTCATCACGTCATCGGACGACGTCGCTGTGGGCGACGACGTCTTGGTACGCCTTGCCTCAGGCGGGCTTGGCGCACGCGTGACCGAGGTGTCACCGCCGTCCTAG